The following are encoded together in the Aciduricibacillus chroicocephali genome:
- a CDS encoding glycosyltransferase, with amino-acid sequence MKILLAAPHLHEQRGNAVTVKRIGSALTKIGANVVILDITLPETSRLPNTDIIHAFHARRFQEFCDKTGFEPGAYIITMTGTDLNHDLFDPHGRKLVIKCLSKARLIHVFNKESASILTNADNAFGKKTVVIHQGADEFLMKLNIKKSGPFTFFLPAAIRKVKNIPAAIEMLELLRKQEYTFRLLLAGPILEKVEGEKVMALVEKHADWIDYAGVVPHAEMGKLYEQADAVLNTSITEGQPAAILEAMQARLPVLVSGNNGNRSIITHNDNGLIYETDEQFAAYAAQLLLDASLRQRLGEAAHAHVEAVHSSEYEARTLLDLYKKILQA; translated from the coding sequence ATGAAGATCCTTCTAGCTGCACCTCATTTGCATGAACAGAGAGGCAATGCCGTTACCGTGAAAAGAATCGGTTCTGCGTTAACTAAAATTGGAGCGAATGTGGTGATATTGGATATCACTCTGCCGGAAACCTCCAGACTGCCTAACACTGATATAATCCACGCTTTTCACGCCAGACGCTTTCAAGAGTTTTGTGACAAAACAGGATTTGAGCCCGGAGCTTACATAATTACAATGACCGGTACAGACCTCAATCACGATCTTTTTGACCCACATGGACGTAAACTTGTAATTAAATGTCTCTCCAAGGCACGGCTAATCCATGTTTTCAATAAAGAGTCAGCCAGTATTCTCACTAATGCAGATAATGCTTTTGGGAAAAAGACTGTTGTCATTCATCAGGGTGCCGATGAGTTTCTGATGAAATTGAACATAAAAAAATCAGGTCCTTTCACTTTTTTTCTTCCTGCTGCAATCCGTAAGGTGAAAAACATCCCTGCAGCAATTGAAATGCTGGAACTTCTAAGAAAACAAGAATATACGTTCAGACTGCTTCTCGCCGGTCCAATACTCGAGAAAGTCGAGGGAGAAAAGGTAATGGCTCTAGTTGAAAAACATGCCGATTGGATTGATTATGCGGGTGTCGTTCCCCATGCGGAAATGGGTAAACTATATGAACAGGCAGATGCTGTATTGAATACTTCGATTACAGAAGGTCAACCAGCTGCCATTTTGGAAGCGATGCAAGCTCGGCTTCCAGTTCTTGTTTCTGGCAATAACGGCAACAGAAGCATCATCACGCATAATGACAACGGACTGATTTATGAAACTGATGAGCAGTTCGCAGCATATGCAGCACAGTTGCTTCTTGATGCTTCACTCAGACAGAGGCTTGGCGAAGCAGCACATGCGCATGTAGAAGCCGTTCATTCAAGTGAGTATGAAGCAAGGACACTGCTTGATTTATATAAAAAAATCTTGCAAGCTTAA
- the selD gene encoding selenide, water dikinase SelD has protein sequence MFKLTSLSTKGGUGCKIGPEDLAQVLRHLPKTTKDPNLLVGLETADDAGVYKINEETALVQTLDFFTPIVDDPYMFGQIAAANSLSDVYAMGGRPITVMNIVAFPINTIDADILAKILAGASDKVTESGAVLVGGHSIDDPEPKFGLSVTGTVHPAKIRANAGAKPGDKLILTKPIGVGIQTTALKRDLLAADQIDRVSEVMATLNKYAAEAMEVFDVHACTDITGFGLLGHALEVAEGSGHGLIIDSKSVPVLPGTKELAEQNVIPGGTRKNHKWIADRIEYADHLKDIDQLILCDAVTSGGLLIAVDGDDADGLYAELHKKGVEASVIGEVVEEHSGKIIVK, from the coding sequence ATTTTCAAATTGACTTCTCTGTCGACAAAAGGCGGCTGAGGATGCAAAATCGGTCCCGAGGACCTGGCGCAGGTTCTGCGTCATTTACCAAAAACAACAAAAGATCCGAACCTTCTCGTCGGCCTTGAAACTGCTGATGATGCAGGTGTATACAAAATAAATGAAGAGACAGCTCTCGTCCAGACACTCGATTTCTTTACGCCGATTGTCGACGATCCGTACATGTTCGGCCAAATTGCTGCGGCAAATTCATTAAGTGATGTGTACGCTATGGGTGGACGGCCGATTACGGTAATGAACATTGTCGCATTCCCGATTAATACAATTGATGCTGATATACTTGCCAAGATTCTCGCTGGTGCGTCAGATAAAGTTACTGAATCAGGAGCCGTACTTGTCGGCGGCCATTCAATTGATGATCCGGAGCCAAAGTTTGGCCTTTCCGTAACAGGAACTGTCCATCCGGCAAAAATCAGGGCAAATGCTGGTGCAAAACCGGGTGACAAGCTGATTCTTACAAAACCGATTGGCGTCGGTATCCAGACAACAGCGCTCAAGCGTGATCTGCTTGCGGCCGATCAGATTGACCGCGTATCTGAAGTAATGGCGACATTGAATAAATATGCCGCTGAAGCGATGGAAGTATTTGATGTTCATGCATGTACAGACATTACCGGGTTTGGTCTGCTTGGACACGCTCTGGAAGTCGCTGAAGGCAGTGGCCATGGTCTTATAATCGACAGCAAGTCTGTACCAGTTCTCCCAGGAACGAAAGAGCTCGCTGAGCAAAATGTCATTCCTGGCGGGACAAGAAAAAATCATAAATGGATTGCAGATAGAATCGAATATGCTGACCATTTAAAAGATATTGACCAGCTTATTCTCTGTGATGCTGTCACTTCAGGTGGACTGCTTATTGCTGTTGATGGCGATGATGCTGATGGCTTGTATGCAGAACTGCATAAAAAAGGTGTTGAAGCGTCGGTCATTGGTGAAGTTGTCGAAGAGCACTCGGGTAAAATCATCGTAAAATAA
- the menB gene encoding 1,4-dihydroxy-2-naphthoyl-CoA synthase — protein sequence MVQWEKVRDYQEIIYEKYNGIAKVTMNRPERHNAFTPLTVNEMIDAFADARDDSEIGVIILAGAGDKAFCSGGDQKVRGHGGYVGEDQIPRLNVLDLQRLIRTIPKPVIAMVSGYAIGGGHVLHVVCDLTIAADNAIFGQTGPKVGSFDAGYGAGLLAEMVGQKRAREIWYLCRQYNAEEAYEMGLVNKVVPLEELEAETIQWCSEILSKSPTALRFLKASFNAATDGLAGLQQFGGDATLLYYTTDEAKEGRDAFKEKRDPDFKQFPRFP from the coding sequence ATGGTCCAATGGGAAAAAGTAAGAGATTATCAAGAAATTATTTATGAAAAATACAATGGTATTGCGAAGGTGACGATGAATCGTCCTGAACGCCACAATGCCTTTACACCACTTACAGTTAATGAAATGATCGATGCGTTCGCAGATGCACGTGATGATTCAGAAATCGGCGTTATCATTCTTGCTGGTGCAGGCGATAAAGCTTTCTGTTCCGGAGGCGACCAGAAAGTCCGCGGTCATGGCGGTTATGTAGGTGAAGACCAGATTCCGCGCTTGAACGTCCTGGACTTGCAGCGCTTGATCCGTACAATTCCAAAACCAGTTATCGCTATGGTTTCTGGCTATGCAATCGGCGGCGGTCATGTCTTGCATGTAGTCTGTGACTTGACAATTGCTGCTGACAACGCGATCTTCGGCCAGACAGGTCCGAAAGTAGGAAGCTTTGATGCTGGTTATGGTGCAGGCCTACTTGCTGAAATGGTTGGCCAGAAGCGTGCTCGTGAAATCTGGTACTTGTGCCGCCAGTATAATGCTGAAGAAGCGTACGAGATGGGTCTAGTTAATAAAGTTGTACCTCTTGAAGAGCTTGAAGCGGAAACTATCCAGTGGTGCAGTGAGATCCTTTCCAAGTCACCGACAGCATTGCGCTTCCTAAAAGCATCATTCAACGCTGCAACAGATGGTCTTGCTGGTCTTCAGCAATTCGGCGGCGACGCAACATTGCTATACTATACTACAGACGAAGCGAAGGAAGGCCGCGATGCGTTCAAAGAAAAACGCGATCCGGACTTCAAGCAGTTCCCGCGTTTCCCTTGA
- the menH gene encoding 2-succinyl-6-hydroxy-2,4-cyclohexadiene-1-carboxylate synthase has protein sequence MRFSGKYADYEYYDNKGKGLPIVLFHGFTGTSGTWEHFINSAIDRRVITIDLPGHGKTVSKSAVTMEQFSDDLQSLLYEQGIDLYHLVGYSMGGRTALFHTCAHPESIQSLTLESSSPGIAVEKERAARIASDEQLAERILTRGVKAFVDDWENIPLFKSQKMLSEKIRETIRNERLNQTKEGLAASLRGMGTGTQRSLWEELNKLPMPVLLLAGELDEKFVHIAQQMEKRLLNSKMIIIPDVGHAIHVENPSKFDKVVLEFVTACT, from the coding sequence ATGCGATTTTCGGGCAAATATGCAGATTATGAATATTACGATAACAAGGGCAAGGGCTTACCAATTGTCCTGTTTCATGGGTTTACAGGAACGAGTGGGACATGGGAACATTTTATAAATAGTGCAATTGATAGAAGGGTAATTACAATTGATTTGCCGGGTCATGGAAAGACGGTCAGTAAATCTGCTGTAACAATGGAGCAATTTTCCGATGATCTGCAATCTTTGTTATATGAACAAGGTATTGATCTCTATCATTTGGTCGGTTATTCAATGGGAGGGCGGACAGCGCTTTTCCATACTTGCGCCCATCCCGAATCCATTCAGTCACTGACACTTGAATCGTCTTCACCAGGAATTGCTGTTGAAAAAGAGCGTGCAGCACGGATTGCAAGTGATGAACAGCTTGCTGAACGTATACTTACAAGAGGTGTAAAAGCGTTTGTAGACGATTGGGAGAACATCCCGTTGTTTAAGTCGCAGAAAATGTTGTCTGAAAAGATACGTGAAACAATACGAAATGAGCGGTTAAACCAAACAAAAGAAGGGCTGGCCGCATCGCTGCGTGGTATGGGTACCGGTACTCAAAGGTCGTTATGGGAAGAACTGAATAAGCTGCCTATGCCAGTTCTTTTGCTTGCTGGTGAGCTTGATGAGAAGTTTGTTCATATAGCGCAACAGATGGAAAAACGGCTCCTCAACAGTAAAATGATCATCATTCCGGACGTCGGCCATGCAATTCACGTGGAGAATCCGTCAAAATTTGATAAAGTAGTATTGGAGTTCGTGACAGCTTGTACATAA
- the menD gene encoding 2-succinyl-5-enolpyruvyl-6-hydroxy-3-cyclohexene-1-carboxylic-acid synthase: MSWTEDLTRYVCNFVDELAAGGLAHAVISPGSRSTPLALAFAEHKEIREWVIVDERSAAFFALGIAKASRKPVVLICTSGTAAANYYPAIVEAFYSHVPLVVLTADRPHELRDVDAPQAIDQIHLYGQYAKWFHEMALPESSPRMLSYARSKAARSLHEAEIQSGPVHLNFPFREPLVLDFSLENVWGERLGNGFYPLMSGNRTLNPGQFFAMEDCLKGKRKGLLVAGLGIDLEASKALLKLARNWAMPILADPLSQLRQLGDEESGKYIIDSYDALFKTEEVRTSLRPDYVIRFGAMPVSKTYRFYLEQHADIPQFIVSDETHFREPTGNRTSFIHSDCITFAEEAGKLKNLVAESGWIEKWFEVNSLAREVLSSSANEFMEGTAVLELAEQLPSNSILFSGNSMAIRDLDTFMFAAKRDLSVMANRGANGIDGVISSACGAAASGKRTTLLIGDLSFYHDMNGLFAAKHYKLPLTIVLVNNSGGGIFSFLPQANDKRHFEALFGTPVDLDFGKAAELYGADYVLARNGEEFSQALASSYDREGLSIIEVQTDRQENEQWHRDKWSKVNERISKKLFGE; the protein is encoded by the coding sequence GTGAGCTGGACAGAAGATTTGACAAGATATGTATGTAACTTTGTAGATGAACTGGCTGCCGGCGGACTTGCACACGCAGTCATCTCGCCCGGTTCCCGCTCGACTCCGCTTGCACTAGCATTTGCTGAGCATAAGGAAATTCGTGAATGGGTCATTGTAGATGAACGATCTGCTGCTTTTTTTGCCCTTGGAATTGCAAAAGCGTCTAGAAAGCCTGTCGTTCTTATCTGCACATCAGGCACGGCAGCTGCGAATTATTACCCGGCAATTGTGGAAGCTTTTTATAGTCATGTTCCGCTAGTCGTCCTTACCGCAGATCGGCCGCATGAACTGCGTGACGTAGATGCCCCGCAAGCGATAGATCAAATTCATTTGTATGGCCAATATGCTAAATGGTTTCATGAAATGGCTTTGCCGGAAAGCTCACCGCGTATGCTTTCCTACGCAAGAAGCAAGGCAGCTCGTTCCTTGCATGAAGCAGAAATTCAATCCGGTCCCGTCCATCTTAATTTCCCGTTCCGAGAGCCGCTCGTTCTTGATTTTTCACTTGAAAATGTTTGGGGAGAACGCCTTGGTAACGGTTTTTATCCATTGATGAGTGGAAATAGAACTCTAAATCCTGGACAATTTTTCGCTATGGAAGATTGTCTGAAAGGCAAAAGAAAAGGCTTACTCGTTGCTGGGCTGGGTATTGATTTGGAAGCTTCAAAAGCTCTGTTGAAGCTTGCTCGTAATTGGGCGATGCCTATCCTTGCCGATCCGCTTTCACAACTTAGGCAGCTAGGGGACGAGGAATCAGGAAAATATATAATTGACTCATACGATGCTCTATTCAAAACAGAGGAAGTGCGGACAAGCTTGCGTCCGGATTATGTGATTCGTTTCGGGGCAATGCCAGTTTCCAAAACGTATCGCTTTTACTTGGAACAGCATGCGGACATCCCTCAGTTCATCGTATCGGATGAAACCCATTTTCGTGAGCCAACCGGGAACCGAACAAGCTTTATCCATTCTGACTGCATTACATTTGCTGAAGAAGCAGGGAAACTAAAAAATCTCGTTGCAGAATCAGGATGGATAGAGAAGTGGTTCGAGGTTAATTCATTAGCAAGAGAAGTCCTTTCTTCAAGTGCGAATGAATTCATGGAAGGGACTGCGGTGCTGGAACTTGCTGAACAGTTGCCAAGTAATTCTATCTTGTTCAGCGGGAACAGTATGGCAATCCGTGATTTGGATACATTCATGTTTGCGGCAAAACGGGATCTCTCTGTCATGGCGAATAGAGGAGCAAACGGAATTGATGGTGTCATTTCTTCCGCATGCGGAGCGGCTGCTTCTGGTAAGCGGACTACGTTACTCATTGGTGATTTAAGCTTCTACCATGATATGAACGGTCTCTTTGCAGCGAAGCATTATAAATTGCCTCTCACGATTGTACTCGTTAACAATAGTGGTGGCGGAATCTTTTCTTTCCTTCCGCAAGCTAATGACAAAAGACATTTTGAGGCATTATTTGGTACGCCTGTAGATTTGGATTTTGGGAAGGCTGCGGAATTATATGGAGCAGACTATGTATTGGCGCGGAATGGAGAAGAGTTTTCACAAGCACTTGCATCTTCTTATGATAGAGAAGGGCTTTCAATTATCGAGGTGCAGACGGATCGTCAAGAAAATGAACAATGGCATAGAGATAAATGGAGCAAGGTGAATGAAAGAATCTCCAAAAAGTTGTTTGGAGAGTGA
- a CDS encoding isochorismate synthase, with translation MIGTKVEDLAAGEKTRQAIEAARTQNREQILSITREIETVDVFNIYERHHEENGNKAYWLNHDKETEFAALGCCKKLVADDDRFETIKFSWTKMAEEAWIDNPFTEAGTGLAAFGGFAFDPEKKTTEKWKHFPAGMFVLPAFLIARHGEAYYATMNILVKKNDDRETIQDKWNSLHKLLQEYELDGKGSRISILAMEEQETAQWIETVGKAKQEIQNGQAEKIVLARELLICLDKAADTGQVVRRLQEQQRDSYIFAFEIAGSCFVGATPERLVKVKEGEVLSTCLAGTAPRGKNKIEDELIAKDLLEDTKNRSEHQFVVNMIRDVLDKYCSFIDIPAEPAVQRLKNLQHLYTPVTARLNEHGHLLDIAGELHPTPALGGTPKKAAVEFIRENELLDRGWYGAPVGWLDDRGNGELAVAIRSGLINKEKVSLFAGCGIVADSDPEMEYEETKMKFSPMLNALGVKK, from the coding sequence ATGATTGGTACGAAGGTGGAGGATCTTGCAGCTGGTGAGAAAACGAGGCAGGCAATTGAAGCTGCCCGGACACAAAACCGTGAACAGATTCTTAGCATTACTAGAGAAATTGAAACCGTAGATGTTTTTAACATATATGAAAGACATCATGAAGAAAATGGAAACAAGGCGTATTGGCTGAACCATGACAAAGAGACAGAATTTGCCGCCCTCGGCTGTTGCAAGAAACTCGTTGCGGATGACGATCGTTTTGAGACGATTAAATTCTCTTGGACGAAAATGGCTGAAGAAGCATGGATTGATAACCCATTTACTGAAGCCGGAACGGGACTTGCAGCATTTGGTGGCTTCGCTTTTGACCCGGAGAAGAAAACAACTGAAAAGTGGAAGCATTTCCCTGCTGGCATGTTCGTCCTGCCAGCTTTTCTGATTGCCCGCCATGGGGAAGCTTACTATGCGACAATGAATATTCTCGTAAAAAAGAATGATGACAGAGAAACAATCCAAGATAAATGGAATAGTCTTCACAAGCTTTTGCAAGAATACGAATTGGACGGTAAAGGCAGTAGGATTAGTATCTTGGCGATGGAAGAGCAGGAAACTGCCCAATGGATTGAAACAGTTGGTAAAGCTAAGCAGGAGATTCAGAATGGTCAAGCTGAAAAAATCGTTCTGGCCCGGGAGCTTTTAATTTGTCTTGATAAAGCTGCAGACACTGGACAAGTTGTGAGAAGGTTGCAGGAACAACAGCGTGACAGTTATATTTTTGCCTTCGAAATCGCAGGCTCATGTTTTGTAGGTGCGACACCGGAAAGACTTGTAAAAGTGAAGGAAGGAGAAGTCCTTTCCACTTGTCTGGCTGGAACTGCCCCACGTGGTAAAAATAAAATAGAAGACGAGCTTATAGCTAAGGACCTTCTTGAAGATACAAAAAACCGCAGTGAACATCAATTCGTTGTGAACATGATCCGTGATGTATTGGATAAATATTGCTCATTTATTGATATACCTGCTGAACCAGCTGTGCAGCGGCTAAAAAATTTACAGCATTTGTATACTCCGGTCACAGCAAGATTGAATGAGCATGGACATCTTCTGGATATTGCAGGTGAGCTGCATCCTACGCCGGCACTTGGAGGCACACCTAAGAAAGCAGCGGTTGAGTTCATCCGTGAAAATGAATTGCTTGATCGTGGCTGGTATGGCGCCCCTGTAGGCTGGTTGGATGACAGAGGAAATGGAGAACTTGCAGTTGCTATCCGCTCTGGACTCATTAACAAGGAAAAAGTTTCGCTCTTTGCCGGTTGCGGAATTGTGGCAGATTCCGATCCTGAGATGGAGTATGAAGAAACGAAAATGAAATTTAGTCCGATGTTGAATGCTCTGGGGGTGAAGAAGTGA
- a CDS encoding 1,4-dihydroxy-2-naphthoate polyprenyltransferase, producing METTTSVKDALKERDGLHIWWRMLRPHTLTASFVPVFVGSMAAWTEGKLHVFLFIAMLLASILIQAATNMFNEYYDFVRGLDTDESVGISGTIVRDGLAPKTVLRTALIFYSISILLGVFICVESSWWIAVVGLVCMLFGYLYTGGPYPIAYTPFGELFAGFFMGTVIIGISYFIQTSEVNARIVLISIPVAFLIGSILLANNIRDLDGDRENGRKTIAILLGRKNAIGFLGLLFAAAYLWTIVLVIVHILPLWSLIVIFSAPKAYKAYSNFRGKTKPLEMFPAMIATGKTNSMFGILLGLSLLIDHFIG from the coding sequence ATGGAAACGACAACAAGTGTCAAAGACGCTTTGAAGGAAAGAGACGGCCTGCATATATGGTGGCGTATGTTGCGGCCACATACATTAACAGCCTCGTTCGTGCCTGTTTTTGTAGGATCCATGGCTGCATGGACAGAAGGCAAATTGCATGTTTTCCTATTCATCGCCATGCTGCTCGCATCCATACTTATACAAGCTGCTACAAATATGTTCAATGAGTATTATGATTTCGTTCGCGGACTGGATACAGACGAATCCGTCGGCATTAGCGGTACGATTGTCCGTGATGGACTCGCACCAAAAACCGTTCTTCGCACAGCACTTATTTTTTATAGCATTTCCATTCTGCTCGGTGTTTTCATCTGCGTCGAATCTAGCTGGTGGATTGCTGTTGTCGGTTTAGTATGCATGCTGTTCGGCTATTTATATACAGGTGGCCCATATCCAATCGCGTACACACCCTTCGGTGAATTGTTCGCGGGCTTCTTCATGGGTACGGTCATTATCGGAATCAGCTATTTCATACAGACTTCGGAAGTGAATGCCCGTATTGTGCTCATTTCCATTCCAGTCGCCTTCTTAATCGGTTCCATCTTGCTCGCGAATAATATACGTGATCTGGATGGTGATCGCGAGAACGGGAGGAAGACGATTGCTATTTTGCTCGGACGCAAAAATGCAATTGGATTCCTTGGCCTTCTGTTTGCTGCAGCTTACTTATGGACAATCGTCCTTGTCATTGTTCACATTTTGCCGCTCTGGTCGCTAATTGTAATTTTCAGCGCTCCCAAGGCATATAAAGCTTACAGCAATTTTCGCGGTAAAACGAAACCACTGGAAATGTTCCCTGCAATGATTGCTACTGGTAAAACGAATTCCATGTTCGGTATACTGCTAGGACTCTCATTGCTCATTGATCATTTCATCGGTTAA
- a CDS encoding PaaI family thioesterase: protein MEWTFENTLMETLGIEMKTCEKDLVVMTMPVDDRTRQPAGYLHGGASVVLAETAASFGAHVNVDTDKYAVFGMEINANHIRSKQDGIVTATATPFHKGRTTMVWDIRITDEDDRLICISRCTVGVVEKRTGQ, encoded by the coding sequence ATGGAATGGACTTTTGAAAACACGCTTATGGAAACACTTGGCATTGAAATGAAGACTTGCGAAAAAGATCTCGTCGTCATGACAATGCCTGTCGACGACCGGACTAGGCAACCAGCAGGATATTTGCACGGCGGTGCAAGTGTCGTCCTTGCTGAGACAGCAGCCAGCTTCGGAGCTCATGTAAATGTGGATACAGATAAATATGCCGTATTCGGTATGGAGATCAACGCCAACCATATCCGCTCCAAGCAAGACGGCATAGTGACAGCAACTGCGACCCCTTTCCACAAAGGAAGGACAACAATGGTTTGGGATATTCGCATAACAGATGAGGATGACCGGCTAATCTGTATTTCACGTTGCACAGTCGGCGTTGTAGAAAAGCGCACCGGGCAATAA
- a CDS encoding TraR/DksA family transcriptional regulator has product MTKLTEEQLKHFKEKLLDMRNTMEREDKDFNTLDHDLDHELLSPHTNHPADAATSETENEFNLGMERFSEEQLRDIDDALAKIEDGTYGLSEKSGKPIPLERLEALPTARNLVEEETE; this is encoded by the coding sequence ATGACGAAACTGACAGAAGAACAGCTTAAACATTTTAAAGAAAAACTGCTTGATATGCGTAATACAATGGAAAGAGAAGATAAGGATTTCAATACACTGGATCATGATTTAGACCATGAGTTATTATCGCCTCATACGAATCACCCGGCAGATGCCGCGACTTCAGAGACTGAAAATGAATTCAATCTCGGCATGGAGCGCTTCAGCGAAGAGCAGCTTAGGGATATCGATGATGCACTTGCCAAAATAGAGGATGGTACTTATGGTCTTAGTGAAAAATCCGGCAAACCCATTCCATTAGAGCGGCTTGAAGCATTACCTACCGCCAGAAATCTTGTAGAAGAAGAGACAGAATAA
- a CDS encoding STAS domain-containing protein, translating to MVQMRFNEFDLIQKNEFISNAIDRAGVGVVITDPSQDDNPIIYVNKGFEELTGYEASEILGLNCRFLQHGEETFDKRRKIREAINSEKLINLPLKNYKKDGTPFWNDLNIYPVRLKEMDKLYFIGIQKDVTKQVEAEHEVKRNLASIRKLSTPIIPISVEVAVLPLIGEMSEQRQQQLMEDIGTYTEQEQKDFIILDLSGISKFDERIHWTIHSIRSMLNLMGCELILTGITPNLAIAGKDGLHDLGIISSFSTVERAIKFLNSKK from the coding sequence ATGGTACAAATGAGATTTAATGAATTTGATCTTATCCAAAAGAATGAATTCATTAGTAACGCAATAGATAGAGCTGGCGTAGGTGTAGTCATTACTGATCCATCACAAGATGATAACCCAATTATTTATGTGAATAAAGGTTTTGAAGAACTTACCGGATATGAGGCTTCTGAGATATTGGGACTGAATTGCCGCTTTCTTCAACATGGTGAGGAAACCTTTGATAAACGACGTAAAATTCGAGAAGCTATAAACTCGGAAAAACTAATCAATCTTCCATTAAAAAACTATAAAAAAGACGGAACACCGTTTTGGAATGATTTGAATATCTACCCGGTTCGTTTAAAAGAAATGGACAAACTTTACTTCATCGGCATTCAAAAAGATGTAACGAAGCAAGTTGAAGCAGAACATGAAGTGAAACGTAATCTTGCTTCGATTCGCAAACTTTCTACACCAATCATACCGATTTCCGTAGAGGTTGCTGTCCTCCCGCTCATTGGGGAAATGAGTGAACAACGGCAACAGCAACTGATGGAAGACATCGGAACATATACAGAGCAGGAACAGAAGGATTTTATTATCCTCGACCTCTCCGGTATCAGCAAATTCGATGAACGCATTCACTGGACCATCCATTCGATCAGGAGCATGCTTAATCTTATGGGATGTGAGCTTATTTTGACGGGGATTACACCAAATCTCGCAATCGCGGGCAAAGATGGATTGCATGACTTAGGCATCATCTCCTCATTTTCAACAGTAGAGCGTGCCATCAAATTCCTGAACAGCAAAAAATAG
- a CDS encoding ECF transporter S component has translation MVNRTQSTSKLVKLIILALLGTVSLLLFFLNFPLPMLPPFLKIDFSDVPAVLAAFMFSPLAGVIVVGIKNLLYFAVSGASDPIGVAANFLAGVMFTVPVAIVYHKYKKGVKTIVSGLVVGTVVMAIGMTVLNYFVMLPLYSIFMGWGNMGTSEKMAFALKGVLPFNILKGIVVGILFVPLYVKMRSWIDKKRSGFAS, from the coding sequence ATTGTGAATAGAACACAATCAACATCAAAACTGGTAAAACTTATTATTCTTGCATTGCTTGGCACTGTGTCGCTGCTGTTGTTCTTCTTGAACTTCCCGCTGCCGATGCTTCCGCCATTTCTAAAAATCGACTTCAGTGATGTGCCTGCAGTTCTTGCGGCATTCATGTTTTCACCTTTAGCTGGTGTTATTGTTGTCGGTATTAAAAACTTGCTTTATTTCGCGGTTTCCGGAGCGAGCGATCCGATTGGTGTTGCTGCCAACTTCCTTGCTGGAGTCATGTTTACTGTTCCGGTTGCCATCGTTTATCATAAGTACAAAAAAGGTGTCAAAACGATTGTATCCGGTCTTGTAGTTGGAACAGTTGTTATGGCGATTGGCATGACAGTATTGAATTATTTCGTCATGCTGCCGCTTTATTCCATTTTCATGGGCTGGGGGAATATGGGGACTAGCGAAAAAATGGCGTTCGCACTTAAAGGTGTGTTGCCATTTAACATTCTTAAAGGTATTGTCGTCGGTATTCTATTTGTCCCACTCTATGTGAAAATGCGCAGTTGGATTGATAAGAAACGTTCTGGCTTCGCATCTTAA